CCTCATGAGATCCCACGGCTTCTCCCAGCTCCCGGTCCTAGAGGGGGATAAGCCCGTGGGCAGCATATCCGAGAGAACCCTCATAGAGAGGATGATATACGGAGAGGATAGGGGGGCTATCTCCAAGAGGCCCGTATCCGAGGTCATGGATGAGGCCTTCCCCCAGGTGGGTGAGGACGCACCCATATCCCTACTCACAAGCCTCCTGAGGGTCTACCCAGCCGTCCTGGTCTCAAGGAGGGGGAAGATGATCGGAATAATCACCAAGGCAGACCTCCTAAAGACTCTAGGATAACCATGAAAGGATCTTCAGATTGCATACCCTTAATTCTTAAAAACCTTCAATAAATTTAAGATCTAAAGAAAATCCATAACCCTTTAATACATGCAGTCATAGAATTATTCTTAGTATTATGAATACATTATTCATCATAAAATATTTATATGAATATATAATTCATGATTCCAAGTTATTTGAGACTTATGACTCTATAGGTCAATCTTACACTACGATCATTGTTAATGTAGATCGAACCTTGTCAAGCCGCCTGATCTTCCAGCTTATCACATCCTTTAGCTCCTGCATGGTCTCGGTCTCAACACGGGCTATGATGTCGTAGACGCCGTAGACCATATGGGCCTCCTTGACCTCGGGTATCTCCTTCAACTCCCTCAAGACATCGCTCTCAGCTCCAATCTCAGCATTTATAAGGACGAAGGCTGTAGCCAAACTCCCCACCTCCATCTAATTTGGATCCACCAGGTACTTAAAATTTGTCTCTCCTAGCCCCCTCAAGCCCTCCAGGGTGCTGGTTTATGAGGCCGGCGAGACGC
This genomic interval from Candidatus Bathyarchaeota archaeon contains the following:
- a CDS encoding CBS domain-containing protein codes for the protein MLPELDAIAAKRRMLGLTQSKLAELTGVSQSYIAKLESRKIEPSYRRIKAILEVLESLEQRSEMKASEVMTQDVVSVQVNDPVQKAVDLMRSHGFSQLPVLEGDKPVGSISERTLIERMIYGEDRGAISKRPVSEVMDEAFPQVGEDAPISLLTSLLRVYPAVLVSRRGKMIGIITKADLLKTLG
- a CDS encoding Lrp/AsnC ligand binding domain-containing protein, whose translation is MATAFVLINAEIGAESDVLRELKEIPEVKEAHMVYGVYDIIARVETETMQELKDVISWKIRRLDKVRSTLTMIVV